From a region of the Anaeromusa acidaminophila DSM 3853 genome:
- a CDS encoding SUMF1/EgtB/PvdO family nonheme iron enzyme has translation MIVIQANNFPQYSIGADAVFEPLFLPPDGNRTRFCIGWSGLGRYTAGTLRLWRNGVSLAPNVDFIEEDNGMFYKFTTAPTGKLLEYMVSYVPRATDKAFATGTDEMFLFPNWLGAVGIGDAFWIGRHAASRSDASNTAVGTSNVPSSRRSVVPWCSVDFATAKSACFAKGTGWHIVQNREWANIARWCKLLDIYPTGNSASGVDGMGVAHAPDPTVSGRALTSTGPTTSSHNLLPSGIYDLVGNVWEWIDGVQLQGGVLWIFDGNNALVTTGINPTFGSSGGAFSYLRTDANLVNECIPATTGESCRGNDGFWFSASGVTQLLRGGGWGNGALGGLFTFGVNGAPSGSGTSVGFRLAKSM, from the coding sequence ATGATAGTCATTCAAGCAAACAATTTCCCTCAATATAGTATTGGTGCCGATGCCGTTTTTGAACCGCTCTTTTTGCCGCCGGATGGGAATAGAACGCGCTTTTGTATTGGATGGTCTGGGTTAGGCCGCTACACAGCCGGCACTCTCCGCCTGTGGCGCAATGGAGTAAGTTTAGCGCCGAATGTTGATTTTATCGAAGAAGATAATGGCATGTTCTATAAATTTACTACCGCCCCTACGGGAAAGCTCTTGGAATATATGGTTTCCTATGTACCGAGAGCGACCGATAAAGCCTTTGCAACTGGAACCGACGAAATGTTTCTGTTCCCTAACTGGTTGGGCGCGGTTGGCATTGGCGATGCCTTCTGGATCGGAAGACATGCAGCTTCAAGAAGTGATGCGTCAAATACGGCTGTCGGAACCTCAAACGTGCCGAGTTCACGGCGCAGTGTTGTTCCGTGGTGCTCGGTAGACTTTGCGACCGCCAAAAGTGCTTGCTTCGCCAAAGGAACCGGCTGGCATATCGTACAGAACCGCGAGTGGGCAAATATCGCACGCTGGTGCAAGCTCCTGGATATTTACCCGACAGGAAACTCGGCCAGCGGCGTAGATGGTATGGGCGTCGCTCATGCGCCCGATCCGACAGTATCGGGAAGAGCGCTTACCAGCACCGGGCCAACGACATCCAGTCATAACTTGCTGCCGAGTGGCATATACGACCTAGTCGGCAATGTTTGGGAATGGATTGATGGCGTACAGCTTCAAGGTGGTGTATTGTGGATTTTCGATGGCAACAATGCTTTGGTGACTACTGGGATTAACCCTACTTTTGGATCTTCTGGCGGCGCATTTTCATACCTTCGTACAGACGCAAACCTTGTAAACGAATGCATCCCAGCCACGACCGGAGAATCTTGCAGAGGAAATGATGGTTTCTGGTTTAGTGCTTCCGGCGTTACCCAACTTCTAAGAGGTGGCGGCTGGGGCAACGGTGCCCTCGGCGGGCTGTTTACGTTCGGCGTCAACGGTGCCCCGTCGGGCTCCGGTACGAGCGTTGGCTTCCGCCTCGCAAAGAGCATGTGA
- the avd gene encoding diversity-generating retroelement protein Avd, whose translation MVSDLAIWQKIVDMTAYVIPVCNKFPKNQRFVLGQQIQNKLLQLATTTIEANKARNKTQLLDKLDTELDQFRFLVRVAATLKLMPGQQYENIAKMTAEVGRMLGGWQRRFRA comes from the coding sequence TTGGTATCTGACCTAGCTATTTGGCAAAAAATCGTGGATATGACTGCATACGTCATCCCGGTATGTAATAAATTTCCCAAGAACCAACGCTTCGTTTTAGGACAGCAAATTCAAAACAAATTACTGCAGTTGGCAACAACGACGATTGAGGCCAATAAAGCTAGGAATAAAACTCAATTACTTGATAAATTAGACACAGAATTGGATCAGTTTCGATTCTTAGTCCGGGTTGCTGCTACCTTAAAACTGATGCCAGGACAACAATATGAGAACATTGCTAAGATGACGGCAGAAGTAGGCCGTATGTTGGGCGGTTGGCAGCGGCGTTTTCGGGCATAA
- a CDS encoding reverse transcriptase/maturase family protein → MKRFGNLYEKIYDWQNLISAYQKARLGKRYKSDVLRFSLNLEEEICNIQNHLIWGTYKPGDYYLFKVYEPKERDIMALPFKDRVVQHALVNVIEALFNRSFIYDSYACRVGKGSQRGMLRAQEFIRRAGPGCWILKADIKKFFNNIDHSILKRILIRKIKCRKTLWLCGQYIDKHGGKAGIPIGNLTSQLYANIYLDQLDHYVKDMLGIKWYVRYMDDFMIVCKTKEEAYNLKKHLATWLWENLRMEFNSKTQVFPERQGVNFLGYRIWHNGIKIRHTTVRRLKGKIKRFKRMRVKRKASVADIIPTLMSWQGMAKWGNCRTIEKRIFKLLNE, encoded by the coding sequence TTGAAACGTTTTGGAAATTTATACGAAAAAATTTACGATTGGCAGAATTTAATCTCCGCCTATCAAAAAGCACGGCTAGGCAAACGATATAAAAGTGATGTGCTTCGCTTCTCTCTTAACCTTGAAGAAGAAATATGCAACATTCAGAACCACCTGATATGGGGAACATATAAACCAGGCGACTATTATTTGTTTAAGGTATATGAGCCGAAAGAAAGAGATATAATGGCCTTGCCTTTTAAGGATAGAGTGGTTCAGCACGCTCTTGTAAACGTCATTGAAGCGCTGTTTAACAGGTCTTTTATTTATGATAGTTACGCTTGTAGAGTCGGGAAAGGCTCTCAGCGTGGAATGTTGAGAGCGCAGGAATTTATACGCAGGGCTGGTCCTGGTTGTTGGATACTCAAGGCTGATATAAAAAAGTTCTTCAATAATATTGACCATTCTATCCTTAAAAGAATACTTATAAGAAAGATAAAATGCCGCAAAACCCTTTGGTTATGCGGCCAATATATTGATAAGCACGGAGGCAAGGCTGGAATACCTATAGGAAACTTGACAAGCCAGTTATACGCGAATATCTACCTGGACCAATTGGATCATTATGTTAAAGATATGCTCGGTATAAAATGGTATGTTAGATATATGGATGACTTTATGATTGTATGTAAAACAAAAGAAGAGGCATATAATTTAAAGAAACATCTTGCAACCTGGTTATGGGAAAACCTTCGTATGGAGTTTAACAGCAAAACCCAGGTGTTCCCCGAAAGGCAAGGAGTAAACTTCCTGGGCTATAGAATCTGGCATAATGGTATTAAAATAAGACATACAACGGTGCGAAGGTTGAAAGGTAAAATCAAACGTTTTAAACGGATGAGGGTAAAAAGAAAAGCATCGGTAGCTGATATTATACCGACGCTGATGAGTTGGCAAGGTATGGCAAAATGGGGGAATTGCAGGACGATTGAAAAGCGGATTTTTAAACTATTAAACGAATGA
- a CDS encoding helix-turn-helix domain-containing protein, giving the protein MDTLCQELQTFGLTQYEAKTYLALLRLGRSNAYKVSKTAGVPRTRIYDILNALAEYSATRSLRIWDIYFEKNSFV; this is encoded by the coding sequence ATGGATACACTTTGCCAAGAGTTACAAACTTTCGGCCTTACACAATATGAAGCAAAAACCTACTTAGCTCTTCTACGCCTAGGACGAAGCAACGCCTATAAAGTCAGCAAAACCGCCGGCGTCCCTCGTACCCGCATCTATGACATTCTGAACGCATTAGCCGAGTATAGCGCGACACGAAGTTTGAGAATTTGGGACATTTATTTTGAGAAAAACTCATTCGTTTAA
- a CDS encoding cyclase family protein: MRMIDLSQPLHEGMPVYPGTPAPVFSTVTTVENHGYRVKKISMNTHVGTHMDAPAHMLAQGKTLDALPLERFMGRAAIVDVRACAGGAIGVKDLQAQEEWLAQVDFVLFWTGWSRYWGQEQYLRQYPVLTAEAASYLGKCQLKGVGIDAISFDAIDSNDFEIHQRLLAQELVLIENLTRLEEVQSGANFFALPLPLSGADGSPVRAFASQTEVI; this comes from the coding sequence ATGCGAATGATCGATTTATCGCAGCCGTTGCACGAAGGCATGCCGGTGTATCCTGGTACGCCTGCTCCTGTATTTTCTACAGTAACTACCGTGGAGAACCATGGGTATCGGGTAAAGAAAATCTCCATGAACACGCATGTTGGAACACATATGGATGCGCCTGCGCATATGCTGGCACAGGGAAAGACCTTAGATGCGCTGCCCTTAGAACGGTTTATGGGACGGGCGGCCATTGTAGATGTGCGCGCTTGCGCTGGCGGCGCGATTGGCGTAAAAGACTTGCAGGCGCAGGAAGAATGGTTGGCGCAAGTTGACTTTGTTCTGTTTTGGACAGGCTGGAGCCGTTATTGGGGGCAGGAACAGTATTTGCGGCAGTACCCTGTTTTAACGGCGGAAGCCGCGAGTTATCTAGGAAAGTGCCAGCTAAAAGGGGTAGGGATTGACGCTATCTCCTTTGACGCGATTGATAGCAACGATTTTGAAATTCACCAACGGCTCTTGGCGCAGGAATTGGTATTGATTGAGAATTTAACCCGCTTAGAGGAGGTTCAGAGCGGTGCGAACTTTTTTGCGCTGCCTTTACCGCTCAGCGGGGCGGATGGCTCGCCGGTGAGGGCCTTTGCTTCGCAAACAGAAGTGATATAA
- a CDS encoding 4Fe-4S dicluster domain-containing protein, which translates to MAAKPDYKKYGFIPQRQKGLLLMRLRNCAGNATAEDLRKIAALAEKFGSGEVHFTVRQGVEIPGVPEECFEEALQAILDAGLQHAVCGLRVRPVMVCPGNSTCPYGLVDTNSLGKMLDQDYVGKDLPAKTKFTVCGCANACTKPQGHDVGFRGAAEPLLKKESCVRCGACVKRCPAKAMSLESGELVIDYQKCLSCGVCVRLCPKKALQTGREGYHIYVGGKGGRYTQEGKIVAEFVTEKEVPQYLDAILAVYEEIGEKGQRLNAVMSRYGLRNFQKRMEKKLGAE; encoded by the coding sequence ATGGCGGCGAAACCGGACTATAAAAAATACGGCTTTATTCCTCAACGGCAGAAGGGTCTTCTTTTGATGCGCCTGCGCAATTGCGCAGGGAATGCAACAGCGGAGGATTTGCGTAAGATTGCGGCGTTGGCGGAGAAATTCGGAAGTGGTGAAGTGCATTTTACGGTGCGTCAGGGCGTAGAGATCCCCGGCGTGCCGGAAGAGTGCTTTGAAGAGGCTCTGCAGGCTATTTTAGACGCAGGGCTGCAGCATGCGGTTTGCGGTCTACGTGTGCGTCCCGTCATGGTGTGTCCCGGCAACAGCACTTGCCCGTATGGCCTGGTGGATACGAACAGCCTGGGAAAAATGCTGGATCAAGACTATGTAGGCAAGGACTTGCCAGCTAAGACGAAGTTTACGGTCTGCGGCTGTGCAAATGCTTGTACTAAGCCCCAGGGGCATGATGTAGGCTTCCGAGGAGCGGCGGAGCCGTTGCTGAAAAAGGAAAGTTGCGTGCGTTGCGGCGCCTGTGTGAAGCGTTGTCCGGCGAAGGCTATGTCGCTGGAGTCCGGCGAGTTGGTTATCGACTATCAAAAATGCCTGTCTTGCGGTGTTTGTGTGCGTTTGTGCCCCAAGAAAGCGCTGCAAACAGGGCGGGAAGGCTATCATATCTATGTCGGCGGCAAAGGCGGACGTTATACGCAGGAAGGCAAGATTGTCGCGGAATTTGTCACCGAAAAAGAAGTGCCCCAATACCTGGACGCCATTTTGGCAGTGTACGAAGAAATTGGCGAAAAAGGACAGCGCCTGAATGCTGTTATGTCCCGCTATGGGTTGCGGA